A single genomic interval of Anopheles marshallii chromosome 2, idAnoMarsDA_429_01, whole genome shotgun sequence harbors:
- the LOC128718565 gene encoding leucine-rich repeat neuronal protein 3-like, protein MVKLKTSCRIIIYSTTLVLLVFLQQVYTFCPSICTCEGDPNVRTWCIGAGLDVVPIQLNPDVRYINLTANRITNVHFTLTFYYKLEVLDLAGNRIEALGSRNFDTQQALRTLNLSDNAIASIPKDAFRGLQRLQTLKLCGNRIETIHPAAFHDLRNLIELDLAGNAITSLEPGTLRHLYSLEVLSFQNNQLLEIPYERNLEHLGQRLQLLDLSVNLLEYIANDSFVALRELRTLKLGGNILTELDYGAFHGLSGLRALDIVDNNLTVVPTLQLSKLCNLTYLSLSGNYFESLPAVAFLNLFQLQQLHLNRLDRLQRIDARTFVDNANLRILTLDDNPSFASLPLRLFHSNPNLVEISMRRNALIRLDAVHFPLDRLHRLELGGNPLVCNCSLLWLWRLTTGYGLHEADFRLIVPAAAAAAALITAAQPTAVQQEEETILARTHHDGPLYVDRDEIGCDRYEDGRRTRHLLRAMTESDIDCPTHLVTVISAVLSILLVLATGASVLYVLRLSKRRKQLLADDDDPRRRSGVTELIVPHPQKVDKLELERYLAQQQSLVHEYRTLRAPWELPLPVKEDLKYGSVAATGRDLSTGNGQAPTDHYESLDYYQHQHQQQQHPQHQQQKRTLSRPHIVFV, encoded by the exons ATGGTTAAACTAAAGACAAGCTGTCGGATCATCATCTACTCGACCACGCTGGTGCTACTTGTGTTCCTGCAGCAGGTTTACACCTTCTGCCCATCGATATGCACGTGCGAGGGTGACCCGAACGTGCGCACCTGGTGCATCGGGGCCGGGCTGGATGTGGTACCGATCCAGCTCAATCCGGACGTGCGCTACATCAACCTTACCGCGAACCGGATCACCAACGTGCACTTCACGCTCACCTTCTACTACAAGCTGGAGGTGCTCGATCTCGCTGGCAACCGCATCGAAGCGCTCGGTTCGCGCAACTTCGACACCCAGCAAGCCCTCCGGACGCTCAATCTCAGCGATAACGCAATCGCCTCCATCCCGAAGGACGCCTTCCGTGGGTTGCAGCGGCTTCAAACGCTGAAGCTGTGCGGGAACCGTATCGAAACGATACACCCGGCTGCGTTCCACGATTTGCGCAATCTCATTGAGCTTGACCTTGCGGGCAATGCGATCACCAGCCTGGAACCGGGGACGCTGCGACATCTCTATTCGCTCGAGGTACTATCGTTCCAGAACAACCAGCTGCTGGAGATACCGTACGAGCGCAATCTCGAGCATCTCGGCCAACGGTTACAGTTGCTCGATTTGTCCGTCAACCTGCTGGAATACATCGCGAACGACAGCTTTGTGGCGTTGCGGGAGCTACGTACGCTCAAACTTGGCGGCAACATTCTGACCGAGCTGGATTACGGCGCCTTCCATGGGCTTAGCGGACTCAGGGCGCTCGACATCGTTGACAATAATCTTACA GTTGTGCCAACACTGCAATTATCAAAATTGTGtaatttaacatatttatcACTGAGCGGAAACTACTTCGAAAGTCTACCGGCGGTGGCGTTTCTGAACCTGTTCCAGCTACAGCAGCTTCACCTCAACCGGCTGGATCGACTGCAGCGCATCGATGCGAG GACGTTCGTGGACAACGCGAACCTGCGGATTCTCACCCTGGACGATAATCCATCATTTGCGAGCTTACCGCTGCGACTGTTTCACAGCAATCCGAATCTGGTGGAGATTTCGATGCGGCGCAACGCGTTGATCCGTCTCGATGCCGTACACTTTCCGCTCGACCGGTTGCATCGGCTCGAGCTGGGCGGTAATCCGCTCGTGTGCAATTGTTCCCTCCTGTGGCTGTGGCGGCTCACGACCGGATACGGACTGCACGAGGCCGACTTTCGGTTGATTGTGCCGGCAGCGGCGGCCGCTGCTGCGCTCATTACTGCCGCACAACCGACCGCAGTGCAGCAGGAGGAAGAGACGATACTGGCCCGTACGCATCACGACGGTCCGCTGTACGTCGATCGGGACGAGATCGGGTGCGATCGGTACGAGGACGGTCGACGAACGAGACACCTGCTGCGCGCGATGACGGAGAGCGACATCGACTGTCCGACCCATCTTGTGACCGTCATCAGTGCTGTGCTAAGCATACTGCTTGTGCTCGCGACCGGTGCGAGTGTGTTGTATGTGCTGCGGTTGTCCAAACGACGCAAGCAGCTGCTTGCCGATGACGATGACCCACGGCGTCGGTCCGGAGTTACGGAGCTAATCGTGCCCCATCCGCAGAAGGTGGACAAGCTGGAGCTGGAGCGTTACCTAGCGCAGCAACAGTCGCTGGTACATGAATACCGAACGTTACGAGCACCCTGGGAGTTACCACTGCCGGTGAAGGAGGACCTCAAGTACGGTAGCGTCGCGGCAACTGGTCGAGATCTCAGCACTGGCAACGGGCAAGCTCCTACCGATCATTACGAATCGCTCGACTACTACcagcatcaacaccagcagcagcagcatcctcagcaccaacaacaaaagcgAACTCTCTCCCGTCCACACATCGTTTTCGTATGA
- the LOC128719202 gene encoding ficolin-2-like yields MFPKFSSICQFRMSVWRVVLFNVWVLCTSTVVCGNEVNVLNSSLTGYGYEVLSARMEYLKYKLIEMDLTLKEDRESTSQQIAHQATLSDGMLFALNQLSQSLGHNLTVLQTQSNKILSQQVACASHEQMRKEILTIAQKEAPLIANSFGGIGLNRVGNAFRSCKEEPTKKTGKYFIQPTANDEPFQAYCEQTRFGGGWLVVQLRFDGLLDFHRDWIEYRDGFGSIDREFWIGLERLHRLTSERPHELMVELEDFAGNYVYARYKEFEVGSEVDQYPLKKVGAYSGTAGDSLTYHKDMKFTTVDRDNDENAANNCAVLYDGAWWHNNCHYSNLNGVYKEGEHAHHINWYYYTKAHLGLAYTRMMIRETN; encoded by the coding sequence ATGTTTCCAAAGTTTAGTTCTATTTGTCAGTTCAGAATGAGTGTTTGGCGTGTGGTTTTGTTCAATGTTTGGGTGCTATGCACCTCAACGGTAGTCTGCGGTAATGAAGTTAACGTCCTGAATTCTTCCCTCACCGGCTATGGATACGAAGTGTTATCGGCCAGGATGGAATATCTGAAGTACAAGCTGATCGAGATGGATTTAACGCTAAAGGAGGATCGAGAGTCAACCAGCCAGCAGATTGCACACCAGGCAACCCTTTCCGATGGAATGCTGTTTGCATTAAACCAACTTAGCCAGTCGTTGGGCCACAATCTTACGGTGTTGCAGACTCAGTCGAATAAAATACTCTCGCAGCAGGTGGCTTGCGCCAGCCATGAACAGATGAGAAAGGAGATCCTGACGATAGCACAAAAGGAAGCGCCACTCATCGCGAATTCGTTCGGTGGAATTGGTTTGAATCGTGTCGGTAACGCATTTAGATCATGTAAGGAAGAACCAACAAAGAAAACGGGCAAATACTTCATCCAACCAACCGCGAACGACGAACCCTTCCAGGCCTATTGCGAACAGACCCGGTTCGGTGGTGGGTGGCTCGTGGTTCAATTGCGCTTCGATGGATTGCTGGACTTCCATCGCGACTGGATCGAATATCGGGATGGTTTCGGCAGCATCGATCGTGAGTTCTGGATCGGATTGGAACGTCTGCATCGGTTGACGTCGGAACGACCTCACGAGCTGATGGTGGAGCTGGAAGATTTTGCCGGGAATTATGTGTACGCACGGTACAAGGAGTTTGAGGTGGGCAGTGAGGTGGATCAATATCCGTTGAAGAAGGTGGGCGCCTACTCGGGGACGGCCGGGGACTCATTGACTTACCACAAGGATATGAAGTTTACGACCGTCGATCGCGACAATGATGAAAATGCTGCTAATAACTGCGCCGTATTATATGATGGTGCTTGGTGGCATAATAATTGTCATTATTCCAATTTAAATGGGGTCTATAAGGAAGGCGAGCATGCACATCACATAAATTGGTATTATTATACGAAGGCTCATCTAGGTTTGGCATACACGAGAATGATGATTCGtgaaactaattaa